In one window of Candidatus Methanoplasma cognatum DNA:
- a CDS encoding metalloregulator ArsR/SmtB family transcription factor codes for MNNDKGHLGDEHDRITKDAKEHMLDERSVQELSDLFKVISDPTRLKILWSIGDSEVCVCCISELLGMSVSAVSHQLKTLRQAHLVKARRAGRNIYYSLDDHHVRILLDIALEHMRE; via the coding sequence ATGAATAACGACAAAGGCCACCTCGGGGATGAGCACGATCGTATAACGAAGGATGCGAAGGAACACATGCTGGATGAGAGAAGCGTGCAAGAACTGTCCGATCTTTTCAAGGTCATTTCCGACCCTACCCGTCTGAAGATATTATGGTCTATCGGAGACAGTGAGGTCTGCGTCTGCTGCATATCCGAACTTCTAGGAATGTCCGTATCGGCGGTGTCGCATCAGCTGAAGACACTCAGACAGGCGCATCTTGTGAAGGCTAGAAGGGCAGGCAGGAACATCTACTATTCGCTTGACGACCATCACGTCAGGATCTTGCTGGATATTGCGCTGGAACATATGAGGGAATGA
- a CDS encoding tetratricopeptide repeat protein yields MVGELIPIAEVLGLALGTYAIEKVAEAGSSKIIGRLKKYMGKDLTADEKELMIEDIMLTLSELSGVSIGGNTIKVIRSAENQKLICTCVFVRSIRLERQLALLDMKGIKAKEDKEQVRNEIKGLISNIRAKIWSNKEMKKMMRDTSVQRHIKNDLKEVRKSLKEIIKKIDVIDEKIDHAVEILENRSTAVETNPVETTFLEPTSNFMGRNEETLKLSSLIEEHNTIFVCGMGGIGKSELCRDFAKKWMKEENESGRRSVAWLVYEGDLKRTIAWKLKVEGVIEREIGDEEELFRKKMSDLNKNPQTLLIIDNFNVTSDKCLNHVSSYNFKKIFISRKRKYCSEPHHSLELDALSEEDSFKLFSKSLRTGEDWIKSRGSDIRKLLRHIDYHTLTIGLMAGHINNYETEPKDLLEIMSSGMSGLERKIKQTKDGEDDTAIVHEHLLKLFGLLSLKDDEENVLRIASMLPASGMPRERFREFSGMDHSNSDDVFASLEDQRWVDVSFDKTLGKNFISVHPLIADLLREKLEPDENKCKVFFDSLETFFGGDDIYSNWPEKMRTLPVLISAANMAGGYPYAFSTHSLAGRYLSELGDYDEALEYYFKALEVVKKVLGANHPATAGSYGNVGVAYWSKGDYDEALEYHFKALEIMKKEFGEDHPDTAKSYDNIGVAYNMKGDYDEALDYHFKALEIMKKEFGANHQDIARSYDNIGIAYNMRGDCDEALEYHFKALRINEKEFGANHPSTARSYGNIGVAYNMKGDYDEALEYYLKTLEIMKKVLGEDHPDTAKSYDNIGVAYCGKGDYDEALEYHFKALEIMERVLGVSHPDTVGSYNNIGATYLKIGDHDKASEYIKKGAPPQ; encoded by the coding sequence ATGGTGGGGGAACTGATCCCAATTGCGGAAGTGCTTGGTCTAGCTTTAGGCACATATGCTATTGAGAAAGTGGCTGAAGCAGGTTCTTCAAAGATCATTGGAAGACTCAAAAAATACATGGGAAAGGACCTCACTGCTGATGAAAAAGAGCTTATGATAGAGGATATCATGTTAACCCTCTCCGAACTTTCTGGAGTGAGTATCGGCGGGAATACTATAAAGGTGATCCGCAGCGCAGAAAATCAAAAACTCATCTGCACATGCGTATTTGTCCGCAGTATCCGTCTCGAAAGACAACTTGCTTTGTTGGACATGAAAGGAATCAAGGCCAAAGAAGACAAAGAACAGGTGAGGAATGAGATCAAAGGCCTAATATCCAACATTCGTGCAAAAATATGGTCCAACAAAGAAATGAAAAAGATGATGAGGGACACAAGCGTACAACGCCATATCAAAAATGATCTCAAAGAAGTCAGGAAAAGTCTAAAGGAAATCATCAAAAAGATTGATGTTATAGATGAAAAGATTGACCATGCAGTAGAGATCCTTGAGAACAGATCGACCGCTGTTGAAACAAACCCCGTTGAAACAACATTTTTAGAGCCCACGTCAAATTTTATGGGTAGAAATGAAGAAACACTCAAATTATCTTCGCTGATAGAGGAACATAACACCATTTTCGTATGTGGTATGGGCGGGATAGGGAAGTCTGAACTGTGTAGGGACTTCGCCAAGAAGTGGATGAAAGAAGAAAATGAGTCTGGCAGAAGATCAGTGGCATGGCTTGTTTACGAGGGGGACCTTAAACGCACTATAGCTTGGAAATTGAAAGTAGAAGGAGTAATTGAGCGCGAAATAGGAGATGAGGAGGAGCTGTTCAGAAAAAAGATGTCAGATCTGAATAAAAATCCCCAGACACTGCTGATAATCGATAACTTCAACGTCACCAGTGACAAATGTTTGAATCACGTCTCATCATACAACTTCAAGAAGATATTTATAAGCCGGAAAAGAAAATACTGCTCCGAACCACATCATAGTTTGGAACTGGATGCGCTCTCTGAGGAGGATTCATTCAAGCTGTTCTCCAAATCCTTAAGGACTGGGGAAGATTGGATAAAAAGCAGGGGATCGGATATTCGCAAATTATTGCGGCACATAGATTACCACACACTCACAATAGGATTGATGGCTGGCCATATCAACAATTATGAAACGGAACCGAAAGATCTTCTTGAAATAATGTCGTCCGGAATGTCCGGCCTTGAGAGAAAAATAAAACAAACAAAAGACGGAGAGGATGATACTGCAATAGTCCACGAACATCTTCTTAAGTTGTTCGGCCTGTTATCGCTGAAAGATGATGAAGAAAATGTTCTCAGAATCGCATCCATGCTTCCCGCATCAGGCATGCCTCGGGAAAGATTCAGGGAATTTTCGGGGATGGATCACAGTAACAGCGATGATGTGTTCGCATCTCTGGAAGACCAGAGGTGGGTCGATGTATCATTTGACAAAACCTTAGGTAAGAACTTCATATCCGTACATCCGCTGATCGCAGATCTGCTACGAGAAAAGCTTGAACCCGATGAGAACAAATGCAAGGTCTTCTTTGATTCATTGGAAACATTCTTTGGCGGCGATGATATATACAGCAACTGGCCGGAGAAGATGCGGACTCTGCCTGTTCTGATATCTGCGGCAAACATGGCGGGTGGATATCCATATGCCTTCTCAACGCATAGTTTAGCGGGACGGTATCTTAGTGAATTAGGAGACTATGATGAGGCGCTGGAGTATTACTTCAAGGCGCTAGAGGTAGTGAAAAAGGTGCTGGGCGCAAACCACCCAGCCACAGCGGGTTCATACGGCAACGTAGGCGTTGCGTACTGGAGCAAAGGAGACTATGATGAGGCGCTGGAGTATCACTTCAAGGCGCTAGAGATAATGAAAAAGGAGTTCGGCGAAGACCATCCAGACACAGCGAAATCATACGATAACATAGGCGTTGCGTACAATATGAAAGGAGACTATGATGAGGCGCTGGATTATCACTTCAAGGCGCTAGAGATAATGAAAAAGGAGTTCGGCGCAAACCACCAAGACATAGCAAGATCATACGACAACATAGGCATTGCGTACAATATGAGAGGAGACTGTGATGAGGCGCTGGAGTATCACTTCAAGGCGCTGAGGATAAATGAAAAGGAGTTCGGCGCAAACCACCCAAGCACAGCGAGATCATACGGCAACATAGGCGTTGCGTACAATATGAAAGGAGACTATGATGAGGCGCTGGAGTATTACCTCAAGACGCTAGAGATAATGAAAAAGGTGCTCGGCGAAGACCACCCAGACACAGCGAAGTCATACGACAACATAGGCGTTGCGTACTGTGGCAAAGGAGATTATGATGAGGCGCTTGAATATCACTTCAAAGCACTGGAGATAATGGAAAGGGTGCTGGGCGTAAGCCACCCGGACACTGTAGGATCATACAACAATATAGGCGCCACGTACTTGAAAATAGGAGACCATGACAAGGCATCGGAATATATTAAAAAAGGTGCTCCCCCTCAATAA
- a CDS encoding cation:proton antiporter — METIGYIIIQIFILLLAAKVLGSLFERFRIPSITGEILAGVIFINLILFFPGIGDLLHFDPDEFMHDDGHFLHVMGELGIIFLLFIVGLETKFSDLMKVGRAAMYVAVLGIVIPLLGGLALMLAFDPNNFNLALLIGTAMFAMSTGITIEVLRNMNAMGSVEAKVIIGAAVIDDILCLSLLAVISGIVTPGIDMASIVANTAIVAIFLIAAFGFVSYIRKIADRRKRKMIERYRSADMHGDIAVGCDVSEFHEKRSHPSELSILGIAVLVCLGMAALSTTIGLAGIIGAFIAGMLFAEFKETIPCEENFNAVTSFMLPFFFIYVGMMVRFDDFDLGLLPLLAALTVVAVLTKFVSGYWGARKGKLSKDSSMLIGVSMIPRGEVGIIVASIGLALGVFSNSMFTSVILMVLATSVIAPPLILWAYRRMQNRSQTENDEPRLT, encoded by the coding sequence ATGGAAACCATCGGATATATCATCATACAGATATTCATATTGCTTCTGGCAGCGAAAGTTTTGGGAAGTTTGTTCGAGCGTTTCAGGATCCCGTCCATCACGGGAGAGATACTGGCCGGAGTGATCTTCATAAATCTTATACTGTTCTTCCCCGGAATAGGCGATCTCCTGCATTTCGATCCCGATGAGTTCATGCACGACGATGGCCACTTCCTGCATGTGATGGGTGAGCTGGGAATAATATTCCTGCTGTTCATAGTAGGCCTGGAAACAAAATTCAGCGATCTTATGAAAGTCGGCAGAGCCGCGATGTACGTCGCCGTGCTGGGTATAGTGATACCTCTGCTCGGAGGCCTGGCGCTGATGCTGGCATTCGACCCGAACAATTTCAACCTCGCCCTTCTCATCGGCACCGCGATGTTCGCGATGAGCACCGGGATAACGATCGAAGTGCTCAGGAACATGAACGCCATGGGCAGTGTGGAAGCCAAAGTGATCATCGGTGCGGCGGTGATAGACGATATACTGTGTTTGTCTCTGCTTGCGGTGATAAGCGGCATCGTAACGCCGGGGATCGATATGGCGTCCATAGTCGCCAACACAGCCATAGTCGCCATTTTCCTGATCGCCGCATTCGGGTTCGTCTCTTACATAAGAAAAATAGCGGACCGCAGAAAACGCAAGATGATAGAGAGATACAGGAGTGCGGACATGCACGGAGACATTGCCGTCGGCTGCGATGTTTCGGAATTCCACGAAAAGCGGTCGCATCCCTCCGAGCTCAGCATACTCGGCATAGCCGTTCTGGTATGTTTAGGAATGGCCGCCCTTTCTACGACCATCGGTCTGGCAGGAATAATAGGCGCATTCATCGCAGGGATGCTGTTCGCTGAGTTCAAAGAAACAATACCCTGTGAAGAGAATTTCAATGCGGTAACCTCATTCATGCTTCCGTTCTTCTTCATATATGTGGGTATGATGGTCAGATTCGACGATTTCGATCTGGGGTTGCTGCCTCTGCTCGCCGCTTTGACGGTCGTCGCTGTGCTCACAAAGTTCGTAAGCGGATATTGGGGCGCAAGGAAAGGAAAGCTCTCGAAGGATTCCTCCATGCTCATAGGCGTAAGCATGATACCGAGAGGCGAAGTGGGAATAATCGTCGCCAGCATAGGTCTTGCGCTGGGAGTGTTCTCCAATTCGATGTTCACTTCCGTCATACTGATGGTCTTGGCCACGTCGGTCATAGCGCCGCCGCTGATATTGTGGGCATACAGGCGCATGCAGAATCGCAGCCAAACTGAAAATGACGAGCCGCGGCTGACCTGA
- a CDS encoding aminopeptidase, which produces MVERRSEGQKLEEKLLMRSKNIGETDEFLLDEAKVFCEGYKEFLSCKTEREVVDNAIPLLKKRGYKEFQLGKKYSPGNKFYMNNRDKSLIMVTVGKRPVADGLRIGVSHIDSPRLDFKPNPLFEDTDLAYFKTHYYGGIKKYQWAAIPLSLHGVISLTNGKTIKVRMGEEEWDPVFCVTDLLPHLAMNQMKKSAAEVIEGEQLNILVGCWPFKDERVSGKVKLNIMNLLFEKYKIVEKDFLSAELCAVPAFKPVDVGLDRSMVGAYGQDDSACAFANFMAEIDCEEPEFTTVTVFADKEETGSDGNTGMRSFFFRDFLEDFVSAYGLQVRHVLKRSFCLSCDVNAAIDPAFGDVFEKNNCSFLNRGPVVSKYTGSRGKYSTNDASAETMSFIRRILDESGIPWQVGELGKVDIGGGGTIASDISLHNLDTVDIGVPVLSMHSPFEVTSKTDVYLLYKAIHAFYCCKQEKK; this is translated from the coding sequence ATGGTAGAAAGAAGGAGTGAGGGGCAGAAACTGGAAGAGAAACTTTTGATGAGATCAAAGAACATAGGAGAGACCGACGAATTCCTTCTTGACGAGGCCAAAGTGTTCTGCGAAGGATACAAAGAATTCCTGTCTTGCAAAACAGAGAGGGAGGTCGTAGACAACGCTATCCCTCTTTTGAAAAAAAGGGGGTATAAAGAGTTCCAGCTTGGGAAGAAGTATTCTCCCGGAAACAAATTCTACATGAACAACCGGGATAAATCCCTGATAATGGTAACGGTCGGAAAGAGGCCGGTGGCGGACGGCCTCAGGATCGGGGTCAGCCACATCGACAGCCCGAGGCTCGATTTCAAGCCTAACCCCCTGTTCGAAGACACCGACCTGGCATATTTCAAGACGCACTACTACGGAGGGATAAAGAAATACCAATGGGCGGCCATCCCTCTGTCGCTGCACGGCGTTATATCGCTCACGAACGGGAAGACCATAAAGGTCAGGATGGGGGAGGAAGAATGGGACCCGGTATTCTGCGTCACGGACCTGCTCCCGCATCTCGCCATGAATCAAATGAAGAAATCCGCCGCCGAGGTCATCGAGGGGGAACAGCTGAACATACTTGTGGGATGCTGGCCATTCAAAGATGAGAGGGTATCGGGCAAAGTGAAGCTGAACATAATGAATCTGCTCTTTGAGAAGTACAAGATCGTCGAGAAAGATTTCCTAAGCGCGGAACTATGCGCCGTCCCGGCCTTCAAACCGGTCGACGTCGGCCTCGACAGGTCGATGGTCGGAGCGTACGGACAGGACGACAGCGCTTGCGCCTTCGCCAACTTCATGGCGGAGATCGATTGCGAGGAGCCGGAATTCACTACGGTCACTGTCTTCGCGGACAAAGAGGAGACAGGTTCCGACGGGAATACGGGGATGAGGTCGTTCTTCTTCAGGGATTTCCTTGAGGATTTCGTGTCCGCTTACGGTCTCCAGGTACGCCACGTGCTGAAAAGATCATTCTGCTTATCCTGCGACGTCAACGCGGCGATCGATCCGGCATTCGGAGATGTGTTCGAAAAGAACAACTGTTCTTTCCTGAACCGCGGGCCCGTTGTATCTAAGTACACAGGAAGCAGAGGTAAGTACTCAACGAACGACGCTTCAGCGGAGACGATGAGTTTCATCAGAAGGATATTGGACGAGTCCGGAATACCGTGGCAGGTGGGAGAGCTCGGAAAGGTGGACATAGGCGGCGGCGGAACCATTGCCTCTGATATCTCCCTCCACAATCTGGATACGGTAGACATCGGGGTGCCTGTGCTTTCCATGCACTCGCCTTTCGAAGTTACCTCAAAAACCGACGTGTACCTCTTGTACAAAGCGATACATGCGTTCTACTGCTGCAAACAGGAAAAGAAGTGA
- the cadA gene encoding cadmium-translocating P-type ATPase yields MFGAAAIARILISGTLLVIGLFAGFDHSLALMILAASYVAVGYLVFIRFLKAIYNRQPFDENFLMTVASLGAFAIGEAPEGIAILLFYQVGELFEEYAVDRSRRSISSLTDLLPEDVNLLKDGAVVSAKPEDVGIGDLIVVRPGERVPLDGTVEEGSSMVDTSSITGESIPRRASAGDAVLSGCISTNGALTIRVTSLYADSTASRIISMIEDAYGAKSKSENFVTKFARYYTPVVVLSALLLAVVPPLILSASFEVWIYRALTFLVISCPCALVISIPLAFFGGIGGASRMGILVKGGNYLEALAGVDTVVFDKTGTLTKGTFDVERIIPNGIEEKELLRFAAHAEFHSNHPIAVSIRKAYEGDIDGSAVGLAEETAGSGIAAEVDGHEVLVGNESLMLKNGIVFERPGDFGTAVHIAIDGEHRGCFVISDRIRYDSRSAVSLLKDAGIKDVAMLTGDVKATGEHVAGSLGIEMVYTDLLPAGKIGIVEQLLSEGRSVAFVGDGINDAPSLARSDVGIAMGAMGSDAAIEAADIVIMDDMPSKVPIAIKIAKKTRSISIENIIFAIGVKVLFLTLGALGHITLVEAVFADVGVAVIAILNSVRTLRTSKLASTLKTAGS; encoded by the coding sequence TTGTTCGGCGCCGCCGCCATCGCGCGGATCCTCATCTCCGGCACGTTGCTCGTGATAGGACTGTTCGCGGGCTTTGATCACTCCTTAGCCTTGATGATACTCGCCGCATCGTACGTCGCCGTGGGGTACCTGGTATTCATCCGTTTTCTCAAAGCGATCTACAACAGGCAGCCGTTCGACGAGAACTTCTTGATGACGGTCGCATCCTTGGGCGCTTTCGCGATAGGAGAGGCTCCCGAAGGCATCGCGATCCTTCTTTTCTACCAAGTGGGAGAGCTGTTCGAAGAGTATGCCGTCGACCGTTCAAGAAGGTCCATATCCTCGCTTACGGACCTTCTGCCGGAGGACGTGAACCTTTTGAAGGACGGAGCTGTCGTATCAGCCAAGCCGGAGGATGTGGGTATCGGCGATCTCATCGTTGTCAGACCGGGGGAAAGGGTGCCTCTCGACGGAACGGTGGAAGAAGGGTCGTCGATGGTCGATACCTCGTCGATAACAGGGGAATCCATTCCCAGAAGGGCTTCGGCCGGCGACGCTGTGCTTAGCGGCTGCATTTCAACCAACGGGGCCCTGACGATACGAGTGACCTCTTTGTATGCGGACTCGACCGCTTCCCGCATCATCAGCATGATAGAGGACGCCTACGGAGCAAAATCCAAATCGGAGAATTTCGTGACAAAGTTTGCCAGATATTATACTCCGGTGGTCGTCCTTTCCGCCCTTCTGCTTGCGGTAGTCCCTCCGCTGATACTCAGCGCCTCGTTCGAGGTGTGGATATACCGTGCGCTCACATTCCTCGTGATATCCTGCCCATGCGCTTTGGTCATCTCCATACCGCTGGCCTTCTTCGGCGGGATCGGCGGTGCCTCCCGCATGGGGATACTTGTCAAAGGAGGAAATTACCTGGAGGCCCTTGCCGGCGTGGATACGGTCGTGTTCGACAAGACCGGGACCCTCACCAAAGGGACCTTCGATGTGGAGAGGATCATACCCAACGGCATAGAAGAAAAAGAGCTGCTGAGGTTCGCCGCCCATGCGGAGTTCCATTCCAATCACCCTATCGCCGTTAGCATACGGAAAGCCTATGAGGGAGACATAGACGGATCGGCGGTCGGTCTTGCCGAAGAGACCGCAGGCAGCGGGATCGCCGCCGAAGTGGACGGACATGAGGTTCTGGTGGGAAATGAATCGCTGATGTTAAAGAACGGCATTGTCTTTGAGAGACCTGGCGACTTCGGGACCGCCGTCCACATCGCCATAGACGGAGAGCACAGAGGATGCTTTGTTATATCGGACCGCATAAGATATGACTCAAGGTCCGCAGTATCGTTACTGAAGGATGCGGGGATAAAGGACGTTGCGATGCTTACCGGAGACGTAAAGGCCACCGGAGAACATGTCGCGGGGTCGCTGGGCATCGAAATGGTATATACCGACCTCCTTCCCGCCGGCAAGATCGGGATCGTCGAACAGCTGCTGTCGGAGGGGAGATCCGTTGCTTTCGTCGGGGACGGGATAAATGACGCTCCGTCTCTGGCACGTTCCGATGTGGGCATCGCGATGGGTGCCATGGGCTCCGACGCCGCGATAGAGGCCGCGGACATTGTTATAATGGATGATATGCCCTCAAAGGTCCCCATCGCCATCAAGATAGCAAAGAAGACCAGGTCGATCTCGATCGAGAACATAATATTCGCGATAGGCGTCAAAGTGCTGTTCTTGACGCTTGGCGCGCTGGGTCACATAACGCTTGTGGAGGCTGTCTTCGCCGATGTCGGCGTTGCCGTCATTGCCATTCTGAATTCAGTAAGGACGCTGAGGACGTCGAAACTGGCATCTACACTAAAAACAGCGGGGTCATGA
- a CDS encoding cation transporter produces MKYVYRLENLCCALCAAKIEDAINKIDGVVSAKLVFMTLRLTVEADEAEIGSIEPKIEKAIKRIESGVKLRRV; encoded by the coding sequence ATGAAGTACGTATATCGTTTAGAGAATCTCTGCTGTGCTTTATGTGCGGCCAAGATAGAGGATGCGATCAACAAGATCGACGGTGTTGTTTCAGCGAAGCTCGTTTTCATGACCCTGCGGCTGACGGTCGAAGCCGATGAAGCCGAGATCGGATCCATAGAACCTAAAATTGAAAAAGCCATAAAACGGATCGAATCCGGCGTAAAACTCAGAAGGGTGTGA
- a CDS encoding YegP family protein, with amino-acid sequence MGKFVIKPAKNGVMFNLVANNGRVICTSQTYANESSCLSGIESVKTNSRSKIEDQTVEGYKKLTNPKYEIFFDKGEKYRFRLKAMNGEIVAASQGYKSKESCTKGIASISKNAADALIIKEEE; translated from the coding sequence ATGGGCAAATTCGTCATAAAACCGGCAAAGAATGGAGTGATGTTCAATCTTGTGGCAAATAATGGTAGGGTTATATGCACATCTCAGACATACGCGAACGAATCCTCTTGCCTCAGCGGCATAGAGAGCGTAAAGACCAACAGCAGGTCCAAGATAGAAGATCAGACCGTAGAAGGTTACAAAAAACTTACAAACCCAAAGTATGAGATATTTTTTGACAAGGGCGAAAAGTACCGTTTCCGCCTTAAAGCGATGAACGGAGAGATAGTCGCGGCGTCCCAGGGATACAAGAGCAAAGAATCTTGCACCAAAGGGATAGCCAGCATATCAAAGAATGCCGCCGACGCTCTGATAATCAAAGAAGAAGAGTGA
- a CDS encoding arsenic resistance protein: MQPVLIIAVALAGILIGQAVFFSENMGGLIEPFLMVLLFFIFLKVDIREIGHSFRNIRFSSTSVLINFVWTPFVAVLLGYAFLGGSMDMMIGFLMLLVTPCTDWYLVFTGMSKGNVPLSTSILPLNLILQVLLLPLYLFLFLGTGSSFDISSILVSIVFVLAIPFTAANLVKIAMNARGKKNAMEEKIAKHGDNLQLAFLCLAVFAMFASCGGLIVDDPMVLVQMLIPLGIFFILNFIISRAVGKAIKLSFDDTTSLTFTTMARNSPLALAIAVAAFPDSPLIALVLVVGPLIELPVLSLASTIVLRMRKKEDSAATP, translated from the coding sequence ATGCAGCCAGTCCTGATAATCGCCGTGGCGCTGGCGGGCATACTTATCGGGCAGGCGGTGTTCTTCTCGGAGAACATGGGAGGTCTGATAGAGCCGTTCCTGATGGTGCTTCTGTTCTTCATTTTTTTGAAAGTGGATATAAGGGAGATAGGACACTCGTTCAGGAACATACGTTTTTCTTCAACCTCTGTTCTGATCAACTTTGTTTGGACGCCGTTCGTAGCCGTTCTCTTAGGATATGCGTTCCTCGGAGGGTCCATGGACATGATGATAGGGTTCCTGATGCTGCTGGTCACTCCGTGCACCGACTGGTATCTGGTGTTCACGGGAATGTCGAAAGGGAACGTACCGCTCAGCACATCCATACTCCCGCTGAACCTCATTCTGCAGGTCCTTCTGCTCCCGCTGTATCTTTTCCTGTTCTTGGGAACAGGCTCGTCATTTGATATCAGTTCCATATTGGTGAGTATAGTATTCGTCCTCGCGATACCCTTCACCGCGGCGAATTTGGTCAAGATCGCGATGAACGCCCGGGGCAAGAAGAACGCAATGGAAGAAAAAATAGCGAAGCACGGTGACAACCTGCAGCTGGCCTTCTTGTGTCTGGCAGTGTTCGCGATGTTCGCCTCCTGCGGCGGCCTGATCGTGGACGACCCGATGGTCCTGGTGCAGATGCTCATCCCGCTGGGGATATTCTTCATACTGAACTTCATCATCTCAAGGGCGGTAGGAAAGGCGATCAAACTGTCATTCGACGATACTACGTCGCTCACATTCACGACAATGGCCAGGAATTCCCCCCTTGCTTTGGCGATAGCGGTGGCGGCTTTCCCGGATTCGCCCCTTATTGCTTTGGTCCTGGTCGTCGGCCCTCTGATAGAGCTTCCCGTTCTTTCCTTAGCTTCTACAATTGTCCTGAGGATGCGGAAAAAAGAAGATTCGGCCGCGACCCCGTGA